In Ptychodera flava strain L36383 chromosome 21, AS_Pfla_20210202, whole genome shotgun sequence, a genomic segment contains:
- the LOC139122083 gene encoding leucine-rich repeat-containing protein 61-like, producing MAGAPENGRITRQMLKTKSGEFDLGSIPFLILRRQGIDDLGCLGECTNLQTLDLSYNDISRLQALATLKQLTHLNLAANRIASLEPLKELESLLSLNIAGNLIGSTDSLRCLTHLEDLESLRLVDSVNHLTNPVCHSTSYKHTVMVMFPRLKTLDGERVSGRGSELFRICQELDIAIQSNSPRDGPIKECQIPAPIIAEGFWDIKPADNTAVREAEKQLQDVLAECRKLHKQADDATERAHAHLQNNGTNHES from the exons ATGGCTGGTGCTCCAG AGAATGGCCGTATCACTAGACAAATGTTGAAGACGAAGAGTGGTGAATTTGACCTTGGAAGTATTCCATTTTTGATTTTAAGAAGACAAG GCATTGATGATCTTGGTTGTCTTGGTGAGTGCACAAATCTTCAGACATTGGATCTTTCTTACAATGACATTTCCAGACTCCAAGCATTGGCCACTCTAAAGCAATTGACACATTTGAACCTAGCAGCCAATAGGATTGCATCACTGG AACCACTGAAGGAACTAGAGAGTTTGCTATCTCTGAATATTGCTGGAAATCTAATCGGGAG CACTGATAGCCTACGATGTCTTACTCACTTGGAAGATTTGGAAAGTTTACGCCTTGTGGACAGTGTAAACCATCTCACCAATCCAGTTTGTCACAGTACTTCATACAAACATACAGTTATGGTAATGTTTCCCAGACTGAAAACTCTTGATGGAGAGAGAGTCTCTGGTCGTGGTAGTGAACTTTTTAGAATCTGTCAAGAATTGGATATTGCCATCCAGTCCAATT CACCGAGAGATGGACCAATCAAAGAGTGTCAAATACCAGCTCCCATTATTGCCGAAGGATTCTGGGATATTAAGCCAGCAGATAACACAGCTGTTAGAGAAGCTGAGAAACAGCTACAAG ATGTACTTGCTGAATGCCGAAAACTTCACAAGCAAGCCGATGATGCTACAGAAAGAGCACATGcacatttacaaaataatgGTACAAATCATGAGAGTTAG
- the LOC139122084 gene encoding calcium and integrin-binding family member 2-like gives MGNKESIFTEEQLETYQDCTFFTRKEILTLYKRFHSLSPELVPTDMKNEEEYLVKIPYEDIVIMPELRENPFRRRICEIFSEEGDGNLTFDDFLDMMSVFSDSASSELKTFYAFHIYDFDNDKFLGQYDLIQTLKCICREELKSEEVDFIVDQVLKEADLDQDGKLSYMEFEHVISRTPDFLSLFHIRV, from the exons atggGAAATAAAGAGTCCATTTTTACCGAAGAACAGCTGGAAACGTACCAG GACTGTACTTTCTTCACAAGGAAAGAGATCCTGACTCTCTACAAACGTTTCCACAGTTTAAGTCCGGAATTGGTTCCTACTGATATGAAAAATGAGGAAGAGTACCTGGTAAAGATTCCATATGAAGATATAGTCATCATGCCTGAACTCAGG gAAAATCCGTTCCGGAGAAGAATATGTGAAATATTCTCTGAAGAAGGTGATGGTAACTTAACGTTTGATGATTTCCTTGATATGATGTCTGTATTCAGTGATTCTGCCAGCTCTGAATTGAAAACATTCTATGCCTTTCACATCTATG ATTTTGACAATGACAAATTCTTGGGTCAATACGATTTGATACAAACCTTGAAATGCATCTGCAGAGAGGAATTGAAGTCAGAAGAAGTAGATTTCATTGTTGATCAG GTGTTAAAAGAGGCAGACTTAGACCAGGATGGTAAATTGTCTTACATGGAATTTGAACATGTCATTTCAAGAACTCCAGACTTCCTAAG